The Radiobacillus deserti genomic interval AAAACGTGTGGAAACCACACTATACACCGGGAGACGAAGTAGGAAGAAGCCAGATGGCGTAAGTTTGGAGGTACGAGCATGAATGTGTTAACGTTCTTTAAGAATGTTTCGAAGGAAATGAAAAAGGTTACTTGGCCAAAAGGTCGTGACTTAACTCGCTATACGATTACGGTAGTGGCCACAGTAGCTTTTGTAAGTGTATTTTTCGCTTTAGTAGACTTAGGACTTACTCAAATTCTTAATTTATTTTTTGAATAATATTGGTAAGTTTATGATATAATGATAGATATTACAAGAATCGCCATTAAAACCCGTTTAGCGGGTTTTTTAGGTTGTCTGAAAATAATTTGTGAGTAAGATCATAAACGCTGAAAATAAGGGAGGGAAGGGCAGAGGAATTTGTCCTAAACGTATGGAGAAAAACTGGTATGTGGTACACACGTATTC includes:
- the secE gene encoding preprotein translocase subunit SecE — protein: MNVLTFFKNVSKEMKKVTWPKGRDLTRYTITVVATVAFVSVFFALVDLGLTQILNLFFE